AGGGAGGTGACATGAGTGGATGGGAATGGGTTGGGTGTACCTTCATCCCTTATTTGTGCAAGAATACGTTGGGTAATCATGCGaaacttttaaattttacaattccgctgagtgtatatatatatatatatatatatatatttttttttttcccacttgtCGACAAAACAGAGAAGCGGCTCGTCCTTCCCATCTTCATCCCTTTTGCCGATAAAAATGAAGCTCTTCTTTCCTGAGGGGAACTGACAAAATGTGCAAGTGTGTGTATGGGGGGTGATTTACAGGCATTAAAGTATAAGCGCGTTAATGTAGAATGTTCCATGCATTGTCAGGATAACAAACGACGGAACGACCTGTTTACGTgcggtgtgtatgtgtgtacagaTAAAACTTGGATGCATACAAACGCACAGAAGGCCCTGCTTACACGTAAGTGCTCACCTTTatggtttttattttattttttggaggCCAGTACATGAACCTTTTGTGAATTTGGAAAAGGCTCACCATGGTGTTCATGCCGGTCTCTGTACATTTGTCACCGAATCGCTGTGAACATGGCGAAGGTGTTTGTTCCTTTGCGGAGAGGCAGTATGCTCCTTCTGCTACGCCATTTATCACGTGTGTCGTCAAAGCTACGCTtcacaaatgtatatgtacgtaaaTAATTATGTATGCCCTTTGTATATGCCCTTTCGTGGTaataaaatttgttttcAATTCACATGTACAGTTTTTGCCACGCCGGCAAATTTGATAATGCAAAGTGGCGTGCGATGCGAGCTCCGCACCAAATGAGCTTTGTTGTTGACGTTACTCCGAGTGGAGTCTCCAATTGGCGGTTTCGTACCAGGGGCGCTCCGTACACGTAGAAAAAATAGTATTATATGTGTGGAGGGCGCGCTCGCGTAGCACTTGTGTAGCAACACGCACGTGCAGATGTATGTATGATCATACGTATATACCCACAAGgctatttatttatttatttttttttttttttttcgtttcttccgtttgtttcttttttttttttttcgtttcttcccCTCTACGGAAAACACAGCACGATGTTTCTGAAACTGTGCCAGGGGGGCCTGGCCCGCAGGGTCGTAAAGACCGTGCCCCGCTCGCCTACGCAAAGGCGAGAAATCAGGACCTTCCGTTTTACAACGAAACTGAACAaattacacacacaaaatgaagaaatggctagctgtgaaaaaaaaaaccaaaaaaaaattatgacctgttcaggcgattttgtggaaaaaggaaaaaacgcaGACATACATTTAGAGCGAATGGAACAAGAGCAGGAAAGGTTTTATGTGAACCGAACAAGGGATGCCACCTGTGAGGGTGACGTGAACTACGTAGGCGAGGTCCCGCCGGGGGAAGAAAACACTTTTGATGGTGTTAACCAGAAAGGGTTGTCAGAGGAGTATAAATTCATCTTTGAGAGACCGAAGCACCTTGCACACGTGGATGACGAGCCAATACTGAGGAGACCAGGATGCATAATAGACATAAAAACTCTGTTAAGGAACAATTGGAGCTTCCCAGCGGTGGGGTTTAATAGCAAATTAGAAATTCCTATTTACAAATTTGAATGTGGCCCTGATGACGAGAACATAAAGTATATGAGTGTGCCGAACGACATATTCGGGTTGCCCATCAGGCCGGACATACTACACAAGTGTTACTATTTTTACAGAACTGCTTTGGCAGGGTACACAGAGCGGATGCAACTGTACAAATGGGAGTGGCCGGGGAGTACGAAAAAGTATCgaagtcaaaaaaaaagtggaaaagcaAGAATGAATTGGAGAAAAACCTGCGGTAGGTATTTGGGAGTGAAAAACCATCCCCTCAGGCCATTCGACCAGAGGACCAAGATAAACAGAAAACTTTTgtggaagggaatgaaaattATGTTATCAGCCAAATTTGCACAGGACCAAATAAAAGTGGtagacaattttttaattaaatcaCACAAAACCAAATATGCTGTGAAATATTTAAGAAATATATTAGGGAATAATTGTAACAGTGCTCTGCTTGTGCATGAAGGGAAAACAGACGTTaacgataattttttttgggcCTGCGCAAATATAGTTAGcgttaaaagggaaaatgttCATGGCGTAAACATTTATAATTTACTGAAATATCGATATGTTGTTTTCACATATAAAGCATTACAAAATTTAATTTACGAATTGAAAACATATCcacacaaaatgaaatggCTTCCTAAGTGTGCTACTCCAGACAATTCTGTGGCGCCCATACCAGAGAAGGTTAAAAACTGGGATATAacttggaaggaaaaaaaaaggagaaataatttCGCCTTCTTCGATAAAgaagctttaaaaaaaaatatagaagagTGGAAATGGAGTAGCGATTTGAAGGGCCCTCTCAAGGTTAAGAAGAAGGATCCTTACAAGAATTTCATTTTGACAAAATTTTCCTGCAATGAG
This DNA window, taken from Plasmodium knowlesi strain H genome assembly, chromosome: 13, encodes the following:
- a CDS encoding ribosomal protein L4, mitochondrial, putative, with the translated sequence MFLKLCQGGLARRVVKTVPRSPTQRREIRTFRFTTKLNKLHTQNEEMASCEKKNQKKIMTCSGDFVEKGKNADIHLERMEQEQERFYVNRTRDATCEGDVNYVGEVPPGEENTFDGVNQKGLSEEYKFIFERPKHLAHVDDEPILRRPGCIIDIKTLLRNNWSFPAVGFNSKLEIPIYKFECGPDDENIKYMSVPNDIFGLPIRPDILHKCYYFYRTALAGYTERMQLYKWEWPGSTKKYRSQKKSGKARMNWRKTCGRYLGVKNHPLRPFDQRTKINRKLLWKGMKIMLSAKFAQDQIKVVDNFLIKSHKTKYAVKYLRNILGNNCNSALLVHEGKTDVNDNFFWACANIVSVKRENVHGVNIYNLLKYRYVVFTYKALQNLIYELKTYPHKMKWLPKCATPDNSVAPIPEKVKNWDITWKEKKRRNNFAFFDKEALKKNIEEWKWSSDLKGPLKVKKKDPYKNFILTKFSCNEPLPEFVKYEYLFNVEDSLDAAHGDVDADAGGILEEMLNDDDYLEERSALSALGLGATGNDPREVNNEDDNNEDDNNDDDNDDDNDDSDHDGNDDDNDDDNDDGNDDGNDDGEYPHEELPPRE